From Blattabacterium cuenoti:
AAAGAATATCTTTCCCTTCACAACAGGACAAATTTTTAAATAAAGGTGTAAAAGTTTTTCATTCTCATTTTGGAATAGGAACAATATTAAATTTACAAAATCAAAAAAAAATAGCTATAATTAAATTTCAAACATCAGGGAAAAAAAAAATTTTATTAAAATTAGCTAAACTTATTATTTATTCCTAATATTTTTTTTACAAAATTATGGATAAAAAAAAAAAATTAAATTTTTTTTTACAAAAATTAATTTGCATTGTATCTATAATTTTATTTTTTATTAAATTATTTACTTGGTATATAACTTCTTCTATTTCTATATTTAGTGATGCAATGGAAAGTATCAGTAATATTATTAGTAGTGTCATAGGCTTATACAGTCTCTATATATCTTCTTTACCAAAAGATAAAAATCATCCATATGGTCATGGAAAAATAGAATTTATATCAACAGCTATAGAAGGGGTTTTAATATCTATTGTAAGTTTTTTAATTTTTATAAAAATTTTTATACGTATTAAATATCATAATATTTTTTTATCTAGATTAGATTATGGAATATTTTTTATGTTTTTTACTGCTATTATCAATTATTTTTTAGGTTTTTTTGCTTGTAAAATAGGAAATAAAAATAGAGTATTAACGTTAATAGCTAGTGGTAAACATCTAAAAATAGATACTTATTCTACTTTTGGAATAATAATAGGATTATTATTATTAAACATAACAAAATGTATATGGATAGATCCTATAATATCTATTATTTTTTCATTTATAATTTTATATACTGGTTTTCAATTATTAAGAAATGCAATAGCTGGAATTATGGATGAATCTGATAAAAATCTTTTGCAAGATTTATCTTTTTATATTAATGAACAAAGAAATATTCATTGGATTGATCTTCATCATTTAAAAATTATTAAATATGGAAGCTCTTTACATATTGATTGTCATTTAACAGTTCCATGGTTTTTTAATATAAAAGAAGCTAATAAAGAAGTTTATAATTTAACAAAATTAACAAATAAATTTGTACATAAAGTAGAATTATCCGTCCATGTAGACGCTTGTACAGAGAATCATTGTAAATTATGTTGCAATTTTACATGTAAAATGAGAAAAAATTTATTCCAAAAAAAAGTTTTTTGGACATTAGAAAAAACCTCCTTTTAATAGAAAATAATAAAAAAAAAGATCTTATTTTTATTCATAAAATAAATCCATATGGAATATAATACTAATCGTTTTAAATTGGTTATCCCAGAATATGGTAGAAATATTCATAAAATGATTGCTTATGCAATTAAAATAAAAAACAGAAAAAAACGTAATCGTTGTGCATTGAGTATCATTAAATTAATGACAGATTCTAATCTAAGATTTAATAAAGCATTTCCTTATTTTCAACATAAATTATGGAACCAATTATTAATTATGTCTAGATATCAATTAGATATTGATACACCTTTTCCTAAATATCATCCAGATAAATTCAAAACTTCTTTTTATAAAGCTGTATATCCTGAATATTTAACTAATTTTAGATATTATGGTAAAATTATAAGAAATATGATCCATGTTGCTATTCATTGTAAAAATGAACAAAAAAAAGAAGGATTATTATATGCTATAGCAAATACTATGAAAAAAAATTATTTAAGATGGAATAAAAATTTAGTAGAAGATAATGTAATTTTTCAAGATTTAAAAAAACTTTCAAAAGGAAAAATATGTTTAATGAATAATATGGATCCATTATTACAATGTTCTTATCTCCTTTATAAACATAAATATAAAAAAAAAAAAAAAAAATGAATGGCTACTTTTAAAATAAAAGGAGGAATTTCATTAAAAGGAGAAATTCAACCACAAGGAGCTAAAAATGAAGCTTTACAAGTTTTATGTGCAACTTTATTAACTGAAGAAAAATTAAGAATAAAAAATATCCCTAATATAGGAGATGTACAATGTTTAATTAACATATTAAAATATTTAGGAGTAAAAGTTATAAAAAATAATATTGGAGATTATACTTTTCAAGCTAAAGAAATTAATTTAAAATATTTAAATACAAAAAAATTTCATAGATATGGAAAATTGATTAGAGGATCTATTATGATTATTGGTCCATTATTAACTAGATTTAAAAAAGTAAATATGCCTATTCCTGGAGGAGATAAAATTGGACGTAGACGTTTGGATGTCCATTTAAAAGGGTTTAAATTATTAGGAAGTAATATAGATTATTCTAATCATCATCAATCTTTTTTATTTTCAACTTCTTCTTTAATAGGTAATTATATTCTTTTAGAGGAAGCTTCTATTACAGGTACTGCTAATATTATTATGGCTTCTACTTTAGCAAAAGGAATAACTACTATTTATAATGCAGCATGTGAACCTTATATACAACAATTATGTAAATTGTTAATAAAAATGGGAGCTAAAATTAAAGGTATTGGTTCTAATTTAATTAAAATTATTGGAATTAAAAAATTAGGTGGATGTACTCATACAATTTTACCTGATATGATAGAAATAGGAAGTTGGATAGGATTAGCTGCAATTACTCATTCTGAATTGAAAATTAAAAATGTAAGTTGGAAAAATTTAGGAATTATTCCTAATACATTTAAAATGATGGGAATAAAATTAGAAAAAATTAATGATGATATTTATATTCCATATCAAAAATCATATAAAATTCAAAAATTATTAAATAACGCTATATTAACTTTATCTGATGCTCCATGGCCAGGATTAACTCCAGATTTACTAAGTATTTTAACTGTAGTAGCTACACAAGCTAAAGGATGTGTTTTAATTCATCAAAAAATGTTCGAAAGTAGATTATTTTTTGTAGATAAATTAATTGAAATGGGAGCACAAATCATATTATGTGATCCTCATAGAGCTACTATTATAGGTTTAAATCATCAATATCCTTTAAAAGGATCTATATTAAATTCTCCAGATATAAGAGCAGGAATATCTCTTCTTATAGCAGCACTTTCTGCTAAAGGAACAAGTATTATAAAAAATATAGAACAAATAGATAGAGGATATGAAAATATAGATCAAAGATTACGAATTTTAGGAGCTCAAATTATCCGTATAGAATAATATTTTATAATTAATCAATTCTAATTTATTGTATAAATTTTTTTTATAAAAAAATGAATTATTATTATAAACAAAATCAATTAACTTTATTATTATAAATAATCTAATCAATAAATTATTATGACAAAATTTGAATATCTTACTAAAGAAGGTTTAAAAAAACTACAAAAAAAAATAGAAAAATTAGAAAATATTGAACGTCCAAAAATGTCTATGCAAATAGCTGAAGCTAGAGATAAAGGAGATATTTCAGAAAATGCTGAATATGATGCGATCAAAGAAGCACAAGGTTTTTTAGAAATGAATATAGCAAAATTAAAAAGAAAATTATATAATGCAAGAATTATTGATGAATCCAAAATTAATAAAGATCGAGTTTCTATTTTATCTACAGTAAAAGTAAAAAATTTAACATATGGAGGAGAACAAAGATATACCTTAGTACCAGAAGGAGAAGCTGATTTAAAATTAGGTAAAATATCTATCAATACTCCTATTTCTATTGGATTACTAGGAAAAAAAATAGGAGATATTGCTCATATTAAATTACCTAATAATATGATATTAAATTATAAAATATTAGAAATAATATAATAATATATGAATAAAAAAAATAATAATATTTTTACAAAAATTATTAATAATGAAATTCTTTCTTATAAAATAGCAGAAAATAAAAATCATTTAGCTTTTTTAGATATTTATCCAATAAAAATTGGACATACTTTAGTAATTCCAAAAAAAAATATAGACAAAATATTTTCTCTTACAGAGAAAGAATTTTTATCTTTTATGTCTTTTACTAGAAAAATAGCTTTAGTACTTGAAAAAGTGATACCTTGTAATCGTATAGGAGTATTTGTTTTGGGATTTGAAATTCCTCATGTTCATATACATTTAATTCCTATGGATCAAGAAAATGATGTAAATTTTTCTAAAAAAAGAATGATTTTTTCTAAAAAAAAATTAGTAATTTTATCTAAAAAAATTAAAAAATATATTACTTAAATTAAGTATTCCAATGAAATAAAATTCTCAAACCTTTGATAGTATGTAATTTATCTTTTAAATGAATTTTTTTAGTTAAAGGTGTATAAATATGAGACATTCCTCCAGTTGCAATAACAAAACATTTAGTTTTTAATTCTTTATTGATTCTATAAATTATCCCTTCTATCATACTTAAATATCCATAAATTATTCCACTTTGTATACAATTTTCCGTATATTTACCTAATATATTCGGTGGTTTTTTTAATTTTATTTTTGAAAGTAAAGCTGTATTTCCAATTAATTGTGATAAAGAAGTATTAATTCCTGGAGCAATAATAACACCTTTAATAGTCCCATATTGATCTATACAAGTAAAACTTAAAGCTGTTCCAAAATCTATGACTAGATAAGTATTTTTATTTTTATATAAAGTATATGCAGCTATAGCATTAGCATATAAATCAGTTCCTAATTCATGAGAAGAATGTTTAATTACAGAATCAGAATATCTATCTACTATTATTGGTTTTATTTTATGAATTTTATATACATATTTTTTTATAATCTTTGTAAGATTTGGAACTACAGATCCAATTACTATATTTTTAATTAATTGATAAATAATTCCATATTTTTTATATTTTTTTAATAAAATAGATTCATACAATGATTTATTTATATGACTATCAATAGTCCATGAAAAATTACATTTATAATTAATATAATTATTTTTAAATAAACCAAAACGAATATTAGAATTTCCAATATTAATAACTAATAACATTTTTAATTAAAAAACGTAATTTTAATTTAAAAAAAATTTAATAATATCTGATAAAAAATGTATCTATCTTTAGATAAAAATAATATTTATTATCAAATAAAAGGAAAAGGGATTCCTCTTGTTTTTTTACATGGATTTATGGAAAATTTAGAAATTTGGAAAAATATTAATAATTTTTTTTCAAAAAAATATCAAATAATTTCTATTGATTTTCCTGGTCATGGAAAAAGCTTTTTAAAAAAAAATAAAAAAATTTTTACTATGGAAAAAATAGCAGATTATATAGATCTTATTTTAAAAAAAGAAAATATAAAAAAAGCTATTTTCATAGGACATTCTATGGGAGGATATATTTCTTTAGCTCTTTTAGAAAAAAATCCTAAATTATTTTTAGGATTATGTTTACTTCATTCTACAGCAGAATCAGATAATGTAGAAAGAAAAAATTTACGAATTAGATCTATAAAATTATTTAAAAATAATTATTCATTATTTATTAATAATAGTATTAATAGATTATTTTATCCTAAAAAATTAATTTTTTTTAAAAAAGAAATTTTTTTATTAAAAAAAATGGCTTTATCAACTTCTATGAATTCTATTATTCCTTTTTTACGAGGAATGTCCATTCGCAATGATCGAAGATTTTTATTAAAAACAACTAATTTTCCAAAATTATATATAACTGGGTTGTATGATGTAATACTTCCTGCAAATAAACTTAGAAAAGAAGTAGAAATAGGATATAAAATTTGTTTAAAAGAAATTCCTACAGGTCATATAGGATTTATTGAACAACCTAATAAGGTTATTGATATTTTAAAAAAATTTATTCAAAAAATTAAATAATTTTTATGAATAAAAAAGAATTACGTAAAAAATATCTTTTTTACAGAAAGTCTTTATCTAAAAAAGAAATACTTGAAAAAAGTTATAAAATTTTTTTTCAAATAAAAAAAATTTTTTTATGGGATAAAACTTATTATCATATTTTTTTACCTATACGAAAATATAATGAAATTAATACCTTTATTTTAATCAATTTTCTTTTGAAAAAAAAAAAGTGTATTACAATTCCTTATTCTAATTTTCATAAATTATCCATAGATAATTGTTTTTTTGATAAAAAAACCCCTTTATTAAAAAATAAATATGGAATATTTGAACCTATTAAAAAAAAAATTGTTTCTCCAAAATTGATTGAAGTTATATTTATTCCTTTATTAATTTTTGATTTACAAGGATATCGTATTGGTTATGGAAAAGGTTTTTATGATAGATTTATTTTATTATGTAAAAAAAATGTTATTAAAATAGGATTAAGTTTTTTTGATCCTATACAAAATATTAATAATATACATAAAAATGATCTTATTTTAGATATCGGAATTACTATTAATAATAATTTTTTCTTTAAAAAAATTTAATAAAAAAATACTTTAAAAATATCCCAAATAATTACCATCATCATTAATAAACTAATAATAATGAATCCAAAAATAGTATAACGTTCAAGTATTTTTTCTTTAATTTTTTTTGTAGTAATCATTTCTATTATAATAAATAAAATATATCCACCATCTAATGATGGAATAGGTAATAAATTTAAAAAAGCTAACCAAATAGATAAGGTTCCTGTTAATATCCAAAAAATATTCCAATTCCATTGACTAGAAAATTCTTTAGCTATAGAAAAAAAACTTCCTATTTGTTTATAAGCCTTAGTTTTAAAAGAAAAAATATTTTTAAAAAAAAATATTTGATCTTTTAAAATAGACCAAGTTTTTTTTATCCCATAAGGAAAACTTTGTATAAGAGAATAATTGTTTTTTTCT
This genomic window contains:
- the murA gene encoding UDP-N-acetylglucosamine 1-carboxyvinyltransferase is translated as MATFKIKGGISLKGEIQPQGAKNEALQVLCATLLTEEKLRIKNIPNIGDVQCLINILKYLGVKVIKNNIGDYTFQAKEINLKYLNTKKFHRYGKLIRGSIMIIGPLLTRFKKVNMPIPGGDKIGRRRLDVHLKGFKLLGSNIDYSNHHQSFLFSTSSLIGNYILLEEASITGTANIIMASTLAKGITTIYNAACEPYIQQLCKLLIKMGAKIKGIGSNLIKIIGIKKLGGCTHTILPDMIEIGSWIGLAAITHSELKIKNVSWKNLGIIPNTFKMMGIKLEKINDDIYIPYQKSYKIQKLLNNAILTLSDAPWPGLTPDLLSILTVVATQAKGCVLIHQKMFESRLFFVDKLIEMGAQIILCDPHRATIIGLNHQYPLKGSILNSPDIRAGISLLIAALSAKGTSIIKNIEQIDRGYENIDQRLRILGAQIIRIE
- a CDS encoding cation diffusion facilitator family transporter; its protein translation is MDKKKKLNFFLQKLICIVSIILFFIKLFTWYITSSISIFSDAMESISNIISSVIGLYSLYISSLPKDKNHPYGHGKIEFISTAIEGVLISIVSFLIFIKIFIRIKYHNIFLSRLDYGIFFMFFTAIINYFLGFFACKIGNKNRVLTLIASGKHLKIDTYSTFGIIIGLLLLNITKCIWIDPIISIIFSFIILYTGFQLLRNAIAGIMDESDKNLLQDLSFYINEQRNIHWIDLHHLKIIKYGSSLHIDCHLTVPWFFNIKEANKEVYNLTKLTNKFVHKVELSVHVDACTENHCKLCCNFTCKMRKNLFQKKVFWTLEKTSF
- a CDS encoding DUF4290 domain-containing protein; amino-acid sequence: MEYNTNRFKLVIPEYGRNIHKMIAYAIKIKNRKKRNRCALSIIKLMTDSNLRFNKAFPYFQHKLWNQLLIMSRYQLDIDTPFPKYHPDKFKTSFYKAVYPEYLTNFRYYGKIIRNMIHVAIHCKNEQKKEGLLYAIANTMKKNYLRWNKNLVEDNVIFQDLKKLSKGKICLMNNMDPLLQCSYLLYKHKYKKKKKK
- a CDS encoding alpha/beta fold hydrolase, with protein sequence MYLSLDKNNIYYQIKGKGIPLVFLHGFMENLEIWKNINNFFSKKYQIISIDFPGHGKSFLKKNKKIFTMEKIADYIDLILKKENIKKAIFIGHSMGGYISLALLEKNPKLFLGLCLLHSTAESDNVERKNLRIRSIKLFKNNYSLFINNSINRLFYPKKLIFFKKEIFLLKKMALSTSMNSIIPFLRGMSIRNDRRFLLKTTNFPKLYITGLYDVILPANKLRKEVEIGYKICLKEIPTGHIGFIEQPNKVIDILKKFIQKIK
- a CDS encoding HIT family protein; this translates as MNKKNNNIFTKIINNEILSYKIAENKNHLAFLDIYPIKIGHTLVIPKKNIDKIFSLTEKEFLSFMSFTRKIALVLEKVIPCNRIGVFVLGFEIPHVHIHLIPMDQENDVNFSKKRMIFSKKKLVILSKKIKKYIT
- a CDS encoding type III pantothenate kinase — translated: MLLVINIGNSNIRFGLFKNNYINYKCNFSWTIDSHINKSLYESILLKKYKKYGIIYQLIKNIVIGSVVPNLTKIIKKYVYKIHKIKPIIVDRYSDSVIKHSSHELGTDLYANAIAAYTLYKNKNTYLVIDFGTALSFTCIDQYGTIKGVIIAPGINTSLSQLIGNTALLSKIKLKKPPNILGKYTENCIQSGIIYGYLSMIEGIIYRINKELKTKCFVIATGGMSHIYTPLTKKIHLKDKLHTIKGLRILFHWNT
- a CDS encoding 5-formyltetrahydrofolate cyclo-ligase is translated as MNKKELRKKYLFYRKSLSKKEILEKSYKIFFQIKKIFLWDKTYYHIFLPIRKYNEINTFILINFLLKKKKCITIPYSNFHKLSIDNCFFDKKTPLLKNKYGIFEPIKKKIVSPKLIEVIFIPLLIFDLQGYRIGYGKGFYDRFILLCKKNVIKIGLSFFDPIQNINNIHKNDLILDIGITINNNFFFKKI
- the greA gene encoding transcription elongation factor GreA, whose product is MTKFEYLTKEGLKKLQKKIEKLENIERPKMSMQIAEARDKGDISENAEYDAIKEAQGFLEMNIAKLKRKLYNARIIDESKINKDRVSILSTVKVKNLTYGGEQRYTLVPEGEADLKLGKISINTPISIGLLGKKIGDIAHIKLPNNMILNYKILEII